In one window of Hyla sarda isolate aHylSar1 chromosome 1, aHylSar1.hap1, whole genome shotgun sequence DNA:
- the PPP1CC gene encoding serine/threonine-protein phosphatase PP1-gamma catalytic subunit has product MADVDKLNIDSIIQRLLEVRGSKPGKNVQLQENEIRGLCLKSREIFLSQPILLELEAPLKICGDIHGQYYDLLRLFEYGGFPPESNYLFLGDYVDRGKQSLETICLLLAYKIKYPENFFLLRGNHECASINRIYGFYDECKRRYNIKLWKTFTDCFNCLPIAAIVDEKIFCCHGGLSPDLQSMEQIRRIMRPTDVPDQGLLCDLLWSDPDKDVLGWGENDRGVSFTFGAEVVAKFLHKHDLDLICRAHQVVEDGYEFFAKRQLVTLFSAPNYCGEFDNAGAMMSVDETLMCSFQILKPAEKKKPNASRPVTPPRGMITKQAKK; this is encoded by the exons taagaGGATCAAAACCTGGTAAAAATGTCCAACTTCAAGAAAACGAAATTAGAGGGTTGTGCTTGAAATCTCGAGAAATCTTCCTCAGTCAACCTATTTTACTTGAACTTGAAGCACCTCTTAAAATCTGTG GTGATATTCATGGGCAGTACTACGATTTGCTGCGGCTCTTTGAATATGGTGGATTTCCTCCTGAAAGCAACTACCTATTTCTTGGTGACTATGTGGATCGAGGGAAACAGTCCTTGGAAACTATTTGTCTCCTTTTGGCATATAAGATAAAATATCCAGAGAATTTTTTCCTCCTTCGAGGAAATCACGAGTGTGCCAGCATTAACAGAATCTATGGATTTTATGATGAAT GTAAACGAAGGTATAATATTAAATTATGGAAAACCTTTACAGACTGCTTTAATTGCTTGCCAATAGCGGCAATAGTAGATGAGAAGATTTTTTGCTGTCATGGAG GTTTATCTCCAGATCTTCAATCAATGGAGCAAATTAGGAGAATTATGCGCCCTACTGATGTTCCGGATCAGGGCCTGTTGTGTGATTTGCTTTGGTCTGATCCTGATAAAGATGTGTTAGGTTGGGGTGAAAATGATAGAGGTGTATCCTTCACATTTGGAGCTGAAGTTGTGGCAAAATTTCTTCACAAACATGATTTGGATCTCATTTGTCGAGCTCATCAG GTTGTTGAAGATGGATATGAGTTTTTTGCAAAAAGACAATTGGTGACACTTTTCTCTGCACCAAACTATTGTGGAGAATTCGACAATGCCGGGGCAATGATGAGTGTAGATGAAACCTTAATGTGCTCCTTCCAG ATTCTAAAACCTGCAGAGAAAAAGAAGCCCAATGCAAGCAGACCTGTAACGCCACCTCGAGGCATGATCACAAAGCAGGCAAAGAAATGA